Within Thiohalobacter sp., the genomic segment ACGGGTTCCGGCCTCAGCAACAGCTCGGAGACCCGCTTCTCTGCTGCCGCCAGATCTCCCGCTGCCACCTTGCCGACCGGATAGAGTTTCTCGAGCACCTCTCCGACGCCTCCCTCTGCATAGCCTACGACGGGAACGCCCAGACTCAGTGCCTCAAGCACTGTCCGCCCGAAGGACTCCGGCCGCCGGGAGAGGGACAGCACCAGATCGGAAGCGGCGTAGATTTCGCGCACGTCACCGCGCTGCCCGAGAAAGCTGACGCGATCCTCGAGGCCAAGATCAACGACCCGCTGGCGCAATGCCCTGGCATAGGCCGCACGACCGGGTTCCTCGCCACCCACGATCAAGCCATGCACATTCAGCCCTGTCGCGCGCAGCCGGGAAATCAGCTCGATGAAATCCTCATGCCCCTTCAGGCGGCTCAGACGCCCCACCATGCTCAGGACATGGCGTTCGAGCAGGTGAGGCGCATCCCGGTACCATGCCTCGGGCGGTCTGTAACCGTAGGGAAATGCTCGAGGGTCGACACCCCGGGGTATGACGCGCAGTCGCGCGGAATCGACCCCGGGGTAGTTGTTCAGCACATAGTCGCGCGCCGTCTCGGACACACAGATCACGCGCTCCCCCCGCGTCATCACCCCACTGTAGCGATTGACCGAATACAGGCCGTGCACCGTGGTGATGAAACGTGGGCGGACGCGGGGATCCATGCCCCGCCAGGCGAGCCAGGCGATCCAGGCCGGCATCCGCGACCGTACATGCAGGATATCCACCCGCTGCTCCGCCAGAAATCGCCGCAACCTCGGCACCAGGCGCAGGCTCCACGGCGACTTGCGGCCGACCGACCACGGGTAATGCTCGCTGCCCTCCTCGACCAGCCGCTTGACCAGCCGCCCGCCCCCCGACATCACCAGCGAACGGTGGCCGGCCTGCACCAGGGCATGGGCCATCTCCAGGGTCCCTCGCTCCACACCGCCCGACTCCAGCGCCGGCAGCATCTGCAGTACCCTGAAGGGGCGGCTCATGCCCGCAGCTCCGGCCAGCGCGCCAACACCGCATCCGCCACCCGGCCCGCCTCGTCCAGCGGCTCGGCGGGCAACCGCAGGGGCGCGCCGGCCTGCCAGGCTGCGAAGGGGGTAACCAGGCCGTCGGCGACCAGCCGGTCCAGGCCGCGCACCAGCCGCCCCTGGCGGCGCCGCGGCAGGGACAGCAGGCCGACGGCGGCGCCGGCGCTGAGCGCCTCGTGGATCATGGAGACGCTGTCCTCGGTCACCCACACCTCCGTCGCCGCCGCCAGCTGCTCCGGCAGCCAACCGGGCGCCGTATCCTGCCAGTGCACGCGACGCACGGCGTCCGGCAGCGGCAGTTCATCCAGATACCCCGCGGGCGTGCGCCGGGAATCGGCAACCGTCCAGTCCCGTGCCGGCGTGGCCGCGGTGACGGCGGCAATCTGCTCCGCCAGTGCCGCACCATCCCAGCCGTGATGCGCCGAGGGTCCGCCGACCAGGATCAGGCCCTGGCGCGGGTCCTTGACCGGTGCCGGCCGCACCCGGTTGAGCACCCCGCGCGTCACCAGCACCTCGCCCGACGGCAGCGGATCGTGGCCCGGTACCACGCACAGGTCAAACCAGCGACCGGGCAGGGAGGGGCGCATCAGCACCAGTGCCCGGCCGCCGACGGCGCGGCGCAGAGCCAGCAGGCCGAGATGGGTGGCGTGACCGGCGCCGACCAGCAGGTCGGGCCGCGGCAGGGCGGCCAGTCGCGCAGGCAGACGACCCCACAATGCAGGAATCAGTTCGGAAAGGGACAGCGGCCGGGTGTCGTGCGCCGAGACCGGCGCGCGGCGG encodes:
- a CDS encoding glycosyltransferase family 4 protein, whose amino-acid sequence is MSRPFRVLQMLPALESGGVERGTLEMAHALVQAGHRSLVMSGGGRLVKRLVEEGSEHYPWSVGRKSPWSLRLVPRLRRFLAEQRVDILHVRSRMPAWIAWLAWRGMDPRVRPRFITTVHGLYSVNRYSGVMTRGERVICVSETARDYVLNNYPGVDSARLRVIPRGVDPRAFPYGYRPPEAWYRDAPHLLERHVLSMVGRLSRLKGHEDFIELISRLRATGLNVHGLIVGGEEPGRAAYARALRQRVVDLGLEDRVSFLGQRGDVREIYAASDLVLSLSRRPESFGRTVLEALSLGVPVVGYAEGGVGEVLEKLYPVGKVAAGDLAAAEKRVSELLLRPEPVPRDHPFTLARMVADTLKLYAELVGHGEDDTGGRHERRG
- a CDS encoding mitochondrial fission ELM1 family protein; its protein translation is MIVWRIIDGKPGHENQSAGLVEALGRRAPVSAHDTRPLSLSELIPALWGRLPARLAALPRPDLLVGAGHATHLGLLALRRAVGGRALVLMRPSLPGRWFDLCVVPGHDPLPSGEVLVTRGVLNRVRPAPVKDPRQGLILVGGPSAHHGWDGAALAEQIAAVTAATPARDWTVADSRRTPAGYLDELPLPDAVRRVHWQDTAPGWLPEQLAAATEVWVTEDSVSMIHEALSAGAAVGLLSLPRRRQGRLVRGLDRLVADGLVTPFAAWQAGAPLRLPAEPLDEAGRVADAVLARWPELRA